A genomic region of Sarcophilus harrisii chromosome 6, mSarHar1.11, whole genome shotgun sequence contains the following coding sequences:
- the LOC100920327 gene encoding olfactory receptor 508-like: MSGDNCTAVTELILLGLTDDPTLRIILFVIFLGVYASTLVGNVSIIMLIRNSSQLHTPMYFFLSHLAFVDSAYSSTVTPVMLKSFLMEKTLVPLECCVAQLLCGAIFGTAEFFLLAVMAYDRYMAICNPLLYSINMSPKVCTLLLITSYLGSCVNAWTFIGCLLNRSFCGPNEINHFFCDYSPLLKLSYSSNNLAEILPSASVGSVIMITVLIIIISYVYILFSVLKISSTEGRSKAFSTCTSHLTAVTLYYGTTTFIYVIPKSNYSEDMNKVMSVFYIVMIPFLNPLIYSLRNNEVKGALRKLMNRKCSF; this comes from the coding sequence ATGTCTGGAGATAACTGCACTGCTGTGACTGAATTGATTCTTTTGGGGTTAACAGATGATCCAACCCTTCGTATCATCCTCTTTGTGATATTTTTGGGTGTCTATGCTAGCACCTTAGTTGGTAATGTTAGTATAATCATGTTGATCAGAAATAGCTCCCAACTTCACACtccaatgtattttttccttagtcacTTGGCTTTTGTGGATTCTGCATATTCCTCAACTGTCACACCTGTTATGCTCAAGAGCTTCCTTATGGAGAAAACCCTAGTCCCTTTGGAATGTTGTGTGGCCCAATTGCTTTGTGGTGCCATCTTTGGGACAGCTGAATTCTTTTTGCTGGCTGTGATGGCCTATGATCGGTATATGGCCATCTGCAATCCACTACTTTACTCCATCAACATGTCTCCTAAGGTCTGCACTCTATTACTCATCACATCCTACCTGGGTAGTTGTGTAAATGCTTGGACCTTCATAGGTTGCTTATTGAATCGGTCCTTCTGTGGACCAaatgaaattaatcattttttctgTGATTATTCACCACTTTTGAAACTTTCCTACTCTTCAAACAATCTTGCTGAAATTTTACCTTCTGCCTCTGTTGGGTCAGTGATTATGATTACGGTGTTAATTATCATAATTTCTTATGTGTATATTCTCTTCTCTGTTCTGAAGATAAGTTCCACTGAGGGAAGATCCAAAGCTTTCTCAACTTGCACCTCCCATCTTACAGCAGTCACTCTCTACTACGGGACCACTACATTCATTTATGTGATACCTAAGTCAAACTACTCAGAAGATATGAATAAAGTGATGTCTGTTTTCTATATTGTAATGATCCCCTTCTTGAACCCCCTGATCTACAGTCTAAGGAACAATGAAGTAAAAGGAGCCCTGAGAAAACTGATGAAtaggaaatgttctttttaa
- the LOC100913280 gene encoding olfactory receptor 480-like has translation MSGNNCTAVTEFILLGLTDDPTLRVILFVIFLGVYTVTLVGNLSIIILIKNSSQLHTPMYLFLSHLAFVDVGYSSSVTPLMLINLLVDKTAIRRGECVAQFCFVASFGTSECFLLAVMAYDRYVAICSPLLYSTNMSTRVCTLLLITAYLGACVNTWIVTGCLMTLSFCGANKVNHFFCDYSPLLKLSNYQDNLAEILPAASAGSVIIITVLIVIISYVYILFSVLKIRSTEGRYKAFSTCTSHLTAVTLFYGTTTFIYVLPNSSYTMDENKVVSVFYTVIIPMLNPLIYSLRNNEVKEALRKLMNRKHLFS, from the coding sequence ATGTCTGGCAATAACTGCACTGCTGTGACTGAATTCATTCTTTTGGGGTTAACAGATGATCCAACCCTTCGTGTCATCCTCTTTGTGATATTTCTGGGTGTCTATACTGTCACCTTAGTTGGTAACCTTAGTATTATCATATTGATTAAAAATAGCTCTCAGCTTCACACTCCTATGTACCTTTTCCTCAGCCATTTGGCTTTTGTGGATGTTGGCTATTCTTCGTCTGTCACACCTCTCATGCTCATCAACTTACTTGTGGACAAGACTGCGATCCGTAGGGGAGAGTGTGTGGCTCAGTTTTGTTTTGTAGCCAGTTTTGGGACATCTGAGTGCTTCTTGCTGGCTGTGATGGCCTATGATCGATATGTGGCCATCTGTAGCCCCCTACTCTACTCCACAAACATGTCTACTAGAGTTTGCACTCTGTTACTCATCACAGCCTACCTAGGTGCTTGTGTAAATACTTGGATTGTTACTGGTTGCTTAATGACTCTGTCCTTCTGTGGAGCCAATAAGGTCAACCACTTTTTCTGTGATTATTCACCACTTTTGAAGCTTTCCAACTACCAAGATAATCTTGCTGAAATTCTTCCTGCTGCCTCTGCTGGGTCAGTAATTATAATTACAGTGTTAATTGTCATAATTTCTTATGTATATATCCTTTTCTCTGTCCTTAAAATAAGATCCACTGAAGGGAGATATAAAGCTTTCTCAACTTGCACTTCCCACCTGACAGCAGTTACTCTATTCTATGGGACCACTACATTCATTTATGTGTTGCCTAACTCCAGCTACACAATGGATGAGAATAAAGTGGTGTCTGTTTTCTATACTGTAATAATCCCTATGTTGAACCCCCTGATCTATAGTCTCAGGAACAATGAAGTTAAAGAGGCTTTGAGGAAACTGATGAATAGGAAACAtcttttttcatga